The sequence below is a genomic window from Polypterus senegalus isolate Bchr_013 unplaced genomic scaffold, ASM1683550v1 scaffold_4287, whole genome shotgun sequence.
AAATGGCAAGCCCAATTGAACAGGATGGCGACACAGAGTGCCAGCCAAGAGTGTTGGCATGAGCTGGGTTTTAAAATCTGATATCTGACTATAGGCCCCTAACTCATCTCTCTGAACAGTTGACACAGCTGTGAGGTGGGCTCTCAGCCCTGCACCAGGGTTGCAGGCACATGAAATGCAGACTTCTGGAACATTCACAAATCTTCTTGCTCTAATAATAATCCAGAACATTTCGACACTCAGGTGGGTGCCCTTAAGAGGACCCAGTGAGAGAGCTAAGTGGTCCAATGGCTGGCAGGGGCCTATGCCAGGAGCAAAGAGGTTATGCATACCAAGCACACAGCATTCATTCAgttggttaatttcagtgcagcCACCCTGAAGATTCTTAAAGCTTCTCCTGGGAAATGGAAATGAGCTCAGATACATGAGATGGGGCGTTAAGGAGAGAAGGGGCAACTTATTTGCCTGCCATGTTCCATGGTgccttttgtctgttttttgggTAAAGCCATCCACACATAACATGACTGAACGCTGctgctgctcctcttcctcctcctctcagCTGTGCTGAACAACCCGAAAACCCTCACCCTCCAGCTCCCGTGGATTATAGGATCTCCTCCACTCCATGTGCAAATATCATAACAAGTCCAGGTTCGAGTATCATGTCCTCTCCCATGTGCTGATTCTCACACGCCATCACCACTACTGCCTGCTTGCCGGGGATACGCTTAGCAACGTAATTTTCATAGTAGCGCCGATTCATCTGCCGCGTCTCCAGGGTGGCCAGGCCCTGGGGCCAGTTGCGCTCGTGAGCATTTTCAATCAAGTCATTGACGATGGACATGGGGCAGCCACTGTCGATAAGAGAACGCTTGATCACTGCCTGCAGCACAGCATCTGGTGTTGAGATCATTCCACCCCAGCGGGTCACTCTTGCAGGCTGCATGGAGTTCACCCAtctggtaaaaaataaaataaaatagaagttgGTGACCATGGCTGACCAGAACACACAAAAATCAGGTGAGAGAGGCACAAAAACACCAACTTACTCTAAAATCTCATTATACTCGATGGTCTCCTCGAGATTCTGTAGGTTGGGGTTGGCGCTTCGAATTGCTCGCATGTAAGCTTTTAATAGTTGAATATCACGTTTCTAGAAAAGAAATGAGGTGTAGTTTTTAGAAGACCCTGCATCCTGGCACCGcagtgttgtgaaaaagtatttgccctttCCTTACATCCTGTTTTTACAAGTTTTACACAATGAATGGCCTCAGATCTAGAGATGACACATATTAGAGAATGAGCACTAATGCTATAAGCAATGGAGTGTTTCGAAAGGCTAcacagaagtcaagcaaaatgacatcttttattggctaactaaaatgattacaatatgcaagctttcaaggccacTCCGgacccctttttcaggcaagatgtaatctgcTTCAGGCATcttggctgaagaaggggcccgagttgcctcgaaagcttgcatattgcaatctttttagttagccaatgaaaggtgtaattttgcttgacttctcactacattcataatggctaacacagtacaagaTTCTAGTACAAAaggctacacaaaaaaaaaaagaaaaagaaatcacacaTGCTTTTCTCTGCCAAAAAAAATTGATCCGTTACAGTTTACATGAAGCTCCAGTAGATTcacagaggatgccatcaccTTGTTCCTTCATACAATACAGACTCACCTTGACAACAAGAGAGGGAATTCTATGTGAATGCAGTTCTCTATTTG
It includes:
- the rnf41 gene encoding E3 ubiquitin-protein ligase NRDP1 codes for the protein MRNMLSKLQITCDNSVFGCSAILRLDQLQSHLKDCEHNPKRPVMCEEGCGLEMPKDELPNHKCIKHLRIVVQQQQTKIAELEKTAAEHKHQLAEQKRDIQLLKAYMRAIRSANPNLQNLEETIEYNEILEWVNSMQPARVTRWGGMISTPDAVLQAVIKRSLIDSGCPMSIVNDLIENAHERNWPQGLATLETRQMNRRYYENYVAKRIPGKQAVVVMACENQHMGEDMILEPGLVMIFAHGVEEIL